The sequence CTTCGCCGTTGTCGACGGCGTCATTGTCACCCCGGCCAAAGGGCCGCACCTGCTGCCGGGCGTCACCCGCGACCTGATCCTGGAACTGGCCCGGGAACTGGCACTTCCCTGCCAGGAGCGCGATCTGGACGCGGCCGAGCTGGCCCGCGCCGAGGAAATCTGGCTTTCCAGCTCCACCCGCGAGCTGGTGCCGGTGGTGGAACTGGACGGCGAGGCGGTGGGGGACAGCCGCCCCGGCCCGCTGTGGCGCCGTCTTTACCGGGCGTTTCAGGACTACAAGCGCCGTTTCCGCGAGCAAGCGCCATGAGCCAAGTCACCGGACTGGAATTTCCCTGCGAGTGGCCGGTCAAGGCCTTCGGCCCCGGCACCGAGGCTTTCGAACTGGACGTGGTGAGCATCGTCCGCCGACACGCCGGCGACCTGCGCGAGAACGCGGTGACCACCCGCCCCAGCCGCAACGGCAAATACACCGTGGTCACCGTCACCATCCGCGCCCGCAGC comes from Methylomarinovum caldicuralii and encodes:
- a CDS encoding YbeD family protein gives rise to the protein MSQVTGLEFPCEWPVKAFGPGTEAFELDVVSIVRRHAGDLRENAVTTRPSRNGKYTVVTVTIRARSRAQLEALYTELRAHPDVVMTL